In Patescibacteria group bacterium, a single window of DNA contains:
- the rplF gene encoding 50S ribosomal protein L6 has protein sequence MSRIGKKPIQIPSGVEVKADGGQLSVNGPKGTLTIQLHPVVNIEIKDGSIFVTVSEPEEKKQRALWGLFRKLIANMIEGVVKGFEKKLEISGVGFRVALQGNKLVFNLGFSHQIEFVLPQGISAVIEGTNVIILNGIDKQLIGETAAKIRKLKKPEPYKGKGIKYAGEAIRRKAGKSGKAA, from the coding sequence ATGTCACGTATAGGTAAAAAACCAATTCAAATTCCTTCCGGCGTCGAGGTAAAAGCTGACGGCGGTCAACTTTCGGTAAATGGTCCTAAAGGGACACTGACTATTCAATTGCATCCGGTTGTTAATATTGAAATCAAGGATGGTAGTATTTTTGTTACTGTCAGTGAACCGGAAGAGAAAAAACAGCGAGCTTTATGGGGTCTTTTTCGTAAATTGATTGCTAATATGATCGAGGGTGTTGTTAAGGGTTTTGAAAAAAAATTGGAAATTAGCGGCGTTGGTTTTCGCGTGGCTTTGCAGGGAAACAAATTGGTTTTTAATTTAGGCTTTTCTCATCAAATCGAGTTTGTTTTGCCACAAGGTATTTCTGCTGTTATCGAGGGAACAAATGTAATAATTCTTAATGGTATTGATAAACAGTTGATTGGTGAAACCGCTGCAAAAATTCGTAAATTAAAAAAACCGGAGCCTTACAAAGGCAAAGGAATTAAATATGCTGGCGAGGCTATCCGTCGCAAAGCCGGTAAATCCGGTAAGGCGGCTTAA